The following are from one region of the Synechococcales cyanobacterium T60_A2020_003 genome:
- a CDS encoding D-alanine--D-alanine ligase: MAKQRIGLVFGGRSGEHEVSISSARAIAQALATPPNLERYEVIPFYIRKDGVWCADDEPQQVLNSGQPMAIEASDRRQLWQFPSHVADIDVWFPILHGPNGEDGTIQGLFRLMQVPFVGCDVLASAIAMDKIAMKEAFAQAGLAQVKYLAVTRAEVWSNPCVFPKLCDRIEAELGYPCFVKPANLGSSVGIAKVRSRSELEAALDSAASYDRRLIVEAGVKAREVECAVLGSDNPKASVIGEITYQSDFYDYETKYTAGLADLHIPAKLPAAIAQRIQETAIAAFKALDASGLGRVDFFYVEETGEILINEINTMPGFTATSMYPQLWGATGVSFPDLVDRLIQIALERYQDSAGSE, from the coding sequence GTGGTCGGTCAGGAGAACACGAAGTTTCGATTAGCTCTGCGCGGGCGATCGCCCAAGCCTTAGCCACCCCTCCTAACCTTGAGCGCTATGAGGTAATCCCGTTTTACATCCGCAAAGATGGCGTTTGGTGTGCGGATGATGAGCCCCAACAGGTACTGAACTCTGGTCAACCAATGGCGATTGAAGCAAGCGATCGCCGCCAGCTTTGGCAATTTCCCAGCCACGTTGCCGATATTGACGTATGGTTTCCCATCTTACACGGCCCCAACGGGGAAGACGGCACGATTCAAGGTCTGTTTCGGTTAATGCAGGTTCCCTTTGTGGGCTGTGATGTGTTGGCTTCGGCGATCGCCATGGACAAGATTGCCATGAAGGAAGCCTTTGCCCAGGCAGGACTGGCGCAGGTGAAGTATCTCGCTGTAACGCGGGCGGAGGTCTGGTCGAATCCTTGCGTATTCCCGAAACTGTGCGATCGCATTGAGGCCGAACTGGGCTATCCCTGCTTTGTCAAACCTGCCAACCTGGGATCGTCTGTGGGGATTGCCAAGGTGCGATCGCGTTCCGAACTAGAAGCGGCGTTGGATAGTGCCGCCAGCTACGATCGCCGCCTCATTGTCGAAGCCGGAGTGAAGGCCAGAGAGGTCGAGTGTGCGGTGTTGGGCAGCGACAATCCCAAAGCTTCGGTTATTGGCGAAATCACCTACCAAAGCGACTTTTACGACTACGAAACTAAATATACTGCCGGCCTGGCCGATCTCCACATCCCGGCGAAACTGCCAGCGGCGATCGCCCAGCGGATTCAAGAGACGGCGATCGCGGCGTTCAAAGCGCTAGATGCCTCTGGGTTGGGACGGGTTGACTTTTTCTATGTGGAAGAAACGGGTGAAATCTTGATCAACGAAATCAACACCATGCCTGGGTTTACCGCCACTAGCATGTATCCCCAACTCTGGGGCGCAACGGGAGTTTCCTTTCCTGACCTGGTCGATCGCCTGATTCAAATTGCCCTAGAGCGGTATCAAGATTCTGCTGGGTCTGAGTAG
- a CDS encoding serine/threonine protein kinase — protein sequence MLCCLNPTCTKPQNLDDARVCISCGAPLIASLRGRYRPTMLLGQGGFGRTYLATDEDRLGSKCVIKQFSPQVQGTKSLQKAVQLFNQEAVRLHELGEHPQIPTLLAYFEQDTYLYLVQQFIEGLSLAQQVRRQGPFSEQQIRNVLNDILPVLQFIHTHQVIHRDITPSNILRRQIDQRLMLIDFGVAKQITQNSGALTGTRIGTEGYAPLEQFRSGKAYPASDLYSLGATCLHVMTGTRPDNLYDPLQGRWIWRDYLNRQGRPVSDRLAMVLDKLLRDLVNERYQSAQDVLTDLNADVAIATPLPVTPAAAGSSRTSTPGRASVSPGVTLPPSSASPLSNAATNLDLPSGLTQAKAAKTSGIPSGVKLSKQGCIYTLTGHSSWITCVALSADNQTVATSSLDNMIKTWNLGTGELLTTHSGHTRAINAIAISPSGRVLVSGSDDYTIKLWNVQTGELRGTLSGHTRDVNAIAISPDGRILASGGEDRTIRLWMLATGALLRTLMGVAGMVKAIAISPDGRVLVSGGLDNKIKVWSLQTGEQLTAWNAHNHSVNCVAVSPDNTTLVSASKDRKVKLWNLKTGELIRTFVGHSRDVNTVCFVPKRPLIVSGSADATIQFWDINTGESVITLREHSDSVNSIAVTSHGKILVSGSSDKSLKIWKVPRF from the coding sequence ATGCTTTGCTGCTTAAACCCAACCTGTACAAAGCCTCAAAATTTAGATGATGCACGGGTGTGTATCAGTTGCGGTGCGCCCCTAATAGCATCTCTACGCGGACGATATCGCCCCACAATGTTGCTCGGACAGGGAGGATTTGGACGAACGTACCTGGCAACCGATGAGGATCGGTTGGGTAGTAAGTGTGTGATTAAGCAGTTCTCGCCCCAGGTGCAGGGCACAAAATCCCTCCAGAAAGCGGTGCAGCTTTTTAATCAAGAAGCCGTGCGGCTGCATGAACTGGGCGAACATCCCCAAATTCCGACCCTGCTGGCCTACTTTGAGCAAGACACCTATCTCTACTTGGTGCAGCAATTTATTGAAGGACTGAGTCTAGCCCAGCAGGTTCGCCGCCAAGGGCCATTTAGCGAACAGCAGATACGAAACGTGCTGAACGATATCTTGCCCGTGCTTCAGTTCATTCATACCCACCAGGTAATTCATCGTGATATTACGCCATCCAACATTCTGCGGCGGCAGATCGATCAACGCTTGATGCTGATTGATTTTGGCGTGGCTAAGCAAATTACCCAAAATAGTGGAGCCTTGACCGGAACGCGCATCGGCACCGAGGGCTATGCACCGTTAGAGCAGTTTCGCAGCGGTAAAGCTTATCCAGCGAGTGACTTGTACAGTCTGGGGGCAACTTGCCTGCACGTGATGACGGGAACGCGACCGGACAACCTCTACGATCCCCTCCAAGGGCGCTGGATTTGGCGAGACTATCTGAATCGGCAGGGGAGACCTGTGAGCGATCGCCTCGCAATGGTTCTTGATAAGTTGCTGCGCGATTTGGTGAATGAACGCTACCAATCGGCTCAGGATGTGCTGACGGATCTGAATGCGGATGTGGCGATCGCGACTCCGCTCCCCGTGACTCCAGCGGCAGCGGGATCATCCCGTACCTCGACTCCTGGGAGAGCATCCGTCTCTCCAGGGGTAACCCTCCCCCCCTCCTCGGCGTCCCCCCTATCCAATGCCGCCACCAATCTCGATCTACCGTCTGGTCTAACGCAGGCGAAAGCGGCGAAAACGTCTGGTATTCCGTCAGGGGTCAAACTGTCTAAGCAGGGCTGTATTTACACCTTAACTGGACATTCCTCTTGGATTACTTGTGTAGCCCTTAGCGCCGATAACCAAACGGTTGCTACCAGCAGTCTCGACAACATGATCAAAACCTGGAATTTGGGCACGGGGGAACTGCTCACGACCCACTCTGGGCACACTCGCGCCATTAACGCGATCGCCATTAGTCCCAGTGGCCGAGTGCTGGTGAGCGGCAGTGACGACTATACGATTAAGCTCTGGAACGTCCAAACGGGGGAACTGCGGGGAACCCTGTCCGGCCATACGCGGGATGTGAATGCGATCGCCATCAGTCCCGATGGACGAATCTTGGCAAGTGGCGGCGAGGATCGCACGATTCGGCTGTGGATGTTGGCAACGGGGGCACTATTGCGAACGCTGATGGGTGTGGCTGGCATGGTAAAGGCGATCGCCATTAGCCCTGATGGACGGGTGCTAGTGAGCGGTGGCCTGGACAACAAGATTAAGGTCTGGAGTTTGCAAACGGGAGAACAGCTTACGGCCTGGAATGCCCACAATCATTCGGTGAACTGCGTTGCCGTCAGTCCTGACAACACCACGTTGGTGAGTGCCAGCAAGGATCGAAAGGTGAAACTTTGGAATCTCAAAACCGGAGAGTTGATCCGCACCTTCGTTGGGCATAGCCGCGATGTGAACACCGTATGCTTTGTGCCCAAGCGTCCGTTGATTGTCAGCGGCAGCGCAGATGCCACGATTCAGTTTTGGGATATCAACACGGGCGAATCGGTGATCACCCTGCGCGAACATAGCGATTCGGTCAATTCGATTGCGGTCACTAGCCATGGCAAGATTTTGGTCAGCGGCAGCTCGGACAAGTCTCTCAAGATTTGGAAAGTTCCCCGCTTCTAG